The DNA region TAAGATATTTTGCCTATATGTTATAAACTGAGTTGAAAGCTCTTGATTTAGACGATTTATTATAAACTCTATACTTCCAAAGTTATCTAGTTTTGCTAAGCTTAAATTTATAGGTGAAATATTTAAAATATTTAAAATATTTAAGATATCTTTTAGCTTTTTACAACCCTCGCTTAACACAAAAGCATGAAGCAGTGTAAAAAAATCCTCTTTATTGCTCTTTTGATTAAAAGTAAATGTATCTAAATAAAATGGAATATTGTTAGAAAAGTATGCTGTAGTTTCGTTGATGGTCTTTTCCCAGCAAATCTCTCCTTCACCATTTTGTTCGATTATATCATTTTCATTTATGTAAAGCCCATGCTCATAGTAGCTATAAATAAGCTCTAAAACAATCGATAAAAGGTTAAAATTTTCAAGCTCTAGCTCTTCATCAAAGCCTATATTTTGCTGTTTTGACTGATATTTTCTAATAACTGAGATTAGTTGTTTAAGAATTTCATAGTTTTTATCTGCTTTTTCATCTTCTATATATTTTGGATAAATGACAAGACAGATATTACCAACAACTATGATCCCAACATACTTAAATACATAATCATCAAATTTATCATTTAACTTGAAATCTTCATCAAGCAGCTCATCTAATTCAAATTTAGAGCAACTTTTTAAATATTTTACGATATTCATCAAAGATAAGTTTTTTAACAGATCCCTAAGCTCTTCATCATCTTTTTCAAAAATGTTTTTTAACTCATCAAAAGAATATCTCTTTAACTCTTTTAGTAGCTTTATATCCATAAATTATTCTTTAGTTTCTTCTATTTTCTCTGTTTTTAGTTCCAACTTATATTTAAATAAATTAAGTGCATCTTTTTGAAATTCTTTACACAAATTTGAGTAAGTAGAGTAGCTGTTTTCAGCAAACAGTAGTGACCTGTAAGCTCTAGCTGCATCTTCGTAAAGATACATTAAAAATTTATCTTTAACAACTTCTGTAAGTTTGCTTGGCTTATAGTTTTGTAAAATTGACTTTGATATAAAATAAGGACCTATAAGCTTATCTTCAGGTATGTTAAGCTTGGACAATCTTTTATTTACCTCTTTTCTAAAATCATCCCATTTGACCACTTCTGAGCTGTTTATTTGAAATTTGTATTTTTCAAAACTTTTATCTACTGCATCATCAATCCCGATATATCTAAACTCCCATCTTCTTTTAAATGCTGTATCTATAGGCATAACACCTTGATCTGCACTATTCATAGTAGCCCAAATATACAAGTTACTTGGCAAAAATACTCTACTAAAATCATCGCCCATTTTTTCTCTTATATTCGAAGTAAGCTTGCTATTGGTTAAATTTTTCTTTAAAAACTCTTGCAGCTCTATGGAAGCAGCGATTGAATACTCACTATCACCGCTCTCATCTCTATCTAAAAGTTGAAAAATATCTCCAAAAACAGCCGCAACATTTGCTCTGTTTATCTCTT from Campylobacter ureolyticus includes:
- a CDS encoding LlaJI family restriction endonuclease codes for the protein MDIKLLKELKRYSFDELKNIFEKDDEELRDLLKNLSLMNIVKYLKSCSKFELDELLDEDFKLNDKFDDYVFKYVGIIVVGNICLVIYPKYIEDEKADKNYEILKQLISVIRKYQSKQQNIGFDEELELENFNLLSIVLELIYSYYEHGLYINENDIIEQNGEGEICWEKTINETTAYFSNNIPFYLDTFTFNQKSNKEDFFTLLHAFVLSEGCKKLKDILNILNILNISPINLSLAKLDNFGSIEFIINRLNQELSTQFITYRQNILKLLKRYIEQDSIKKTSSDISFVGTSSFNLVWEDVCSKVLDNSLEKSLKKLGLRGNDGNEFLKDIIPKPKWRDVKTSSIHEATKTLIPDIVTINNDELSIYDAKYYTTILNKKEAKNTPGIGDITKQYFYKMTYEDFARKNNISIKHNAFLMPTCKSSANLVGNVSLNLPGYKNLNIIDVILLPTCKMYEYYLANKTICIKIDRDKKDVIL
- a CDS encoding McrB family protein, giving the protein MDIKNSEVDLESEYRKFLKKNGITSYVNYLRQIKPYNLGEISDEFKNINLYEISDPEDYKKIKDKITSSSKYKDITKKSKKAMNASLNWYEKFLKERESQSSTQNSDKSNKNDTHRKHIDKPHQRIFFGAPGTGKSYLLNEEAKECFKKECCERVTFHPNYMYGNFVGAFKPFPKKIGKQESITYEYIPGVLLRQLTKALQNQDKNYLLIIEEINRANVAAVFGDIFQLLDRDESGDSEYSIAASIELQEFLKKNLTNSKLTSNIREKMGDDFSRVFLPSNLYIWATMNSADQGVMPIDTAFKRRWEFRYIGIDDAVDKSFEKYKFQINSSEVVKWDDFRKEVNKRLSKLNIPEDKLIGPYFISKSILQNYKPSKLTEVVKDKFLMYLYEDAARAYRSLLFAENSYSTYSNLCKEFQKDALNLFKYKLELKTEKIEETKE